GTCCTCGGCTCATTCCTGCTCGCCACGACGATCTTCGCGGCCGAGTTTCCCGACATCAGCATCCCCGACGTCAAGGCGGCCATCGCCGCCAGGAACGTGACCCTGCTCGACGCGAACGGCACCCGTTCCTACAAGGCCGGCCACGTGCCGGGCGCCCTGAACTTCGAAGCCGTCAAGGCCGACCTGGCCAAGTCGCTCCCCGCCGACAAGAACTCCCTCATCGTCGCGTATTGCGGCAACCCCAAGTGCATGGCCTACAAGGAAGCCGCCCAAGCCGTCAAGGAACTCGGTTATACGAACGTGAAGCACATGCCCGCGGGCATCGCCGGCTGGAAGCAAGCGGGCGAACCGACGGAAGCTGCGAAGTAAGCGAACCTTCGTTTTTAAGCGGGGCGGTTGCTTTGGCAGCCGCCCTCTTTTTTTTGAGCATTCAACTGCCGCTCAACACTCCCGGGGCGCGGCAACCGCCGTCTCTTGAGTCGGCGGGCGGCTGCGTCAGCTTGATCGAAATCTCACTTTCCGCCTGAACAAGAGCTTTGCGCGGGCGGGCGGGTGCATTATACATGCGCGACATTTTTATGAGTTCCCAACCTGATTCGACGACTCCCCCGGCGCCGAAAAAGCTGCTGGCCGCCAATCGCAGCGAAATTGCCATCCGCATTTTCCGCTCGGCGACCGAACTAGGCATGCGCACCGTGGCCATTTACGCGCAGGAAGACCGGTTCGGCATCCACCGCTTCAAGGCTGACGAAGCTTACGTCGTCGGCGAGGGCAAGGGACCGGTGGCCGCCTACCTGGACATTCCGGGCATCGTGGCGCTGGCCCGGGAAAAGGGCGCCGAACTCATCCATCCGGGTTACGGCTTCCTGTCCGAGAACGCCGATTTTGCGCAGGCCTGCGCGGACGCGGGCATCACGTTCGTGGGGCCGCGGCCCGAGCTGTTAAAGCTCATGGGCGACAAAACGGCCGCACGGGCGGTGGCGCACAAGGTCGGCGTGCCAACGCTGCCCGGCACGGAGGACCCGGTGGAGGAGCGGGAGGAAGCGTTGAAGATCGCCAAGCAAATCGGCTTCCCGCTCATCATCAAGGCGGCCTTCGGCGGCGGCGGGCGCGGCATGCGCGTGGTGCACAAGGCCTCCGAACTGACGGACCTGCTCGACGAGGCCCGGACCGAAGCGGGCCGTGCGTTCGGCAATCCGGCGGTGTTCCTCGAGAAATACGTGCCGCATGCCAAGCACATCGAGGTGCAAATTCTGGGCGACCAGCACGGGAACGTGGTGCACCTGCATGAACGTGATTGTTCAGTGCAGCGCCGGCATCAAAAGGTCATCGAAATCGCGCCGTCCGTCGGGCTCGATGACCGGGTGCGTGAGGCCCTCTGCGCGGCGGCGGTGAAGATTGCGAAGGAGATCCGCTACGACAACGCGGGCACCGTGGAGTTCCTGCTGGATACCGACACGAACGAGTGGTTCTTCATCGAGATGAACCCGCGCATTCAGGTCGAACATACGGTGACGGAGGTCATCACCAACATCGACATCGTGCGTTCGCAAATCCTCATCGCGCAGGGCCGGTCGATGTTTGGTCCGGAAGTCGGCATGCCGCCGCAAAATGAAATCTCGCGCAACGGCTGCGCCATTCAATGCCGCGTCACAACCGAGGATCCGGAAAATAAATTTGCCCCCGATTACGGCCGCATCATGACCTACCGTTCGGCGGGCGGCTTCGGGCTGCGCCTGGACGGCGGCATGGGCTACGCCGGTGCGGTGATCACGCCGTTCTACGATTCGATGCTGGTCAAGTGCACGACCTTTGGCCGGACGTTCGACATTGCCTGCCAGCGCATGGACCGCGCGCTGCGCGAGTTCCGCATTCGCGGCGTCAAAACCAACGTGCCGTTCCTGGAGAATGTCATCAACCATCCGACCTTCCGCGCCGGCCGGGCCACGACCACGCTGATTGACACGACGCCGGAGTTGTTCAAGTTCAAGGCGCGCCGTGACCGTGCGACGAAGCTGCTGGCTTACCTCGGCGAGGTTATTGTCAACGGCAACCCGCAGGTGAAGGGCCACGTGCCGAAGTCGCTGCCGACGCCGGTGGTGCCCGCGTATGACGAAAAGCAGCCGCCGGCGCCCGGGACGCGGCAGTTGTTGTTGAAGCTTGGGCCGCAGAAGTTCGCCGAGTGGGCGCGCCAGCAGAAGCGGCTGCTCGTGACGGACACGACGTTCCGCGACGCGCACCAGTCGCTGCTGGCCACGCGTGTGCGCACTTACGACATGGAACACATCGGCGCAGCGCTGGCCCGGCGCACGCCGGAGCTGTTCAGCGTCGAAATCTGGGGCGGCGCAAAGTTCGACACCTCGATGCGCTTTCTCCACGAGGATCCATGGGCGCGCCTGCGCAAGCTGCGGGAGCGGATACCGAACGTGTGTTTCCAGATGCTGTTCCGTGGCTCGAACGCGGTGGGTTATTCCAATTACCCGGACAACGTCGTGGCCGGCTTCATCAAGCACGCGGCGGCCACGGGCATTGACATCTTCCGCATCTTTGATTCGCTGAATTATCTGCCGAACCTCAAGGTGGCGATGGAGACGGTGCAGGACACGCACGCGATCTGCGAAGGCGCCATCTGCTATACCGGCGACATTCTGGACCCGGCGCGCACGAAGTATTCGCTGAAGTATTACCTCAAGCTGGCGAAGGAACTGGAGAAGATGGGGGCGCACATCCTGGCCATCAAGGACATGGCCGGCCTGTGCAAGCCGTTTGCCGCCCGCGCGCTCGTGAAGGCGCTGCGCGAGGAAATCAGCATCCCGATCCACTTCCACACGCACGACACCAGCGGCGTGGCGGCGGCCAGCGTGCTGCAGGCCAGCGAGGCCGGCGTGGACATAGCCGACCTGGCGATTGCTTCAATGTCCGGCTCCACCAGCCAGCCGTGCCTCAACTCCGTGGTGGCCGCGTTGCAGGGCACCCGGCGCGACACGCAGCTGGACCTGGCCTCGCTCAACGAATTCGCCAATTACTGGGAACTCGTGCGGGAGTTTTACGCGCCGTTTGACACCAGTCCGCGGGCGGGCAGCGCCAACGTGTATGGGCACGAGATGCCCGGCGGTCAATACACGAACCTCAAGGAACAGGCGGCCTCGATGGGCCTGCTGTCGCGCTGGCCCGAGATCGAGCGCATGTATGCCGACGTGAACCAGCTCTTTGGCGACATTGTGAAGGTGACGCCAAGCAGCAAGGTGGTGGGCGACATGACCATGTTCCTCATCACGCGCGGCCTCAAACCTGAGGACGTGCTCAAGCTCGAGCCCGGCAGCACCCCGTTTCCGGAATCGGTCATCGACATGCTCCAGGGCGGTCTGGGGCAGCCCGTCGGCGGCTGGCCGAAGAAGCTGCAAAAAATCGTGCTCGGCGACCGCAAGCCCTTCACGAACCGTCCGGGCGCGAATCTCAAGCCGCTCGATCTGGCCAAGGTGCGGGCCGACCTGACGCATAAGCTGCGGCGCGAAGCCACGGACGACGACGTTTACAGTTACCTCATGTATCCGGACGTCTTCCTCAATTACGTCAAAACGGAAGCCGCCTACGGCGACCTGTCCGTGCTGCCGACCCCGGCGTTCTTCTACGGCATGAAGCCGGGCGACGAGATCACCGTGAATTTGGAAGAGGGCAAGACGCTGTTCATCAGCCTCACCAACATTCAGCCAGCCAACGCGGAAGGCAAGCGCGTGGTCTCCTTCGAACTCAACGGCATGGCCCGGCAGGCCGCCGTGGTGGACAAATCCGTCCAGCCGAAGGTGAAGTCCCGCGCCAAGGCCGATCCCGCGGATCCGATGCAGGTCGGTGCGCCCATTCCGGGCGTCATCACGGCGTTGCCGGTCAGTGTGGGCACGGTCGTGACCAAGGGCGAAAAGGTGCTTTCGCTCGAAGCCATGAAGATGCAGACGACCATTTATGCGCCCGCGCCGGGAGTGGTGCACGAGATTGCCGTGAAGGTGGGCGACGCCGTGGAGGCGAAGGATCTGCTCATCAAGCTCAAGGCGAATTGATCGCCGCCGGTGCGCCGGTGATGCCGCGCTTCCGCCAGCCTTGCTGTCCGGGATGCTTCATGGCATTCGTGACGCGGTGCGGAAACAAGTGACACAGCTTATGACGAATCAAGCGGAAACGGTTCAGGAAAAGGCGTTGCAGATCAATCTGGACACCAGCCGCTACGGAACCTTTGCCGAAATCGGGGCGGGGCAGGAGGTGGCGCGGCGGTTTTTCCGCGTCGGCGGCGCCTCCGGCACGGTGGCCAAGACCATTTCGGCTTACGACATGGCGGTGAGCGACGCGGTTTACGGGCCGACCGACCGCTACGTCAGCCGCCACCGTTTGCGGTCCATGCTGGATCATGAGTTTCAACTGCTCATCGAGCGGCTTGACCAGAAGCGTGGCGACCGGACGGCCTTCTTCGTCTTTGCCAACACGGTGGCCACCAGCAATTACAAGACGCACAATGAGGGCCACGGGTGGATGGGGATTCGCTTTCAGGCCGCGCCGCGTGCGGAGCCTTCGGAGATCCTCGTTCACGTCCGCATGTTGGATCATGAACCCGACCGGCAGCAGGAGGCGCTGGGCATCCTCGGCGTAAACCTCATCCACGGCACCTGTTACTCCTACCACAATCCCGAGCAGCTCATCCACTCCCTGCTGGATGAACTCAGCTGGCGACGCGTGGAGGTTGACATGATCAGCTTTTCGGGCCCCGCTTTTGCCGGCGTGGACAACCGGCTCATGGCCCTGCAACTCGTCAAGCAGGGCCACACCGAGGCGGCGATGTTCACCGCCGACGGCGAGGCGGTGCAATGGGGCGAGGTGCTCTACAAGAAGCCGGTGCTGGTGCAGCGCGGCAGCTTCCGGCCGTTGACCAATCCGATGCTCGACATGCTCGAGCGGGCGCGGGAACAGTTCGTGCAGGAGGAATCACTCGGCGGCGAAGCGCCGATTGTGCTGCTGGAAATGACCCTGCGCCAGCTTCAGGTCGGGGACCAGATCGATCATCAGGATTTTCTCGACCGCGTGGACATGCTGCGCCCGTTGGGACATCCCGTGTTGATCTCGAATTTTTTCCGCTACCACCGGCTGGTGACGTATCTGTCCCGCTACACGGACAAGCCGATTGGCCTGCCGCTGGGCGTGGCGCGGCTGCGCGACGTGCTGGACGAGAAGTTTTACACGGACCTGCCGGGTGGCCTGCTGGAGTCCTTCGGCCAGTTGTTCCGCAAAGGTGTCAAAATGTATGCCTACCCGTCGCTGGACGAGACAGACCGGCTGACCACCGCGGAGCAGATGGAGGTTGCCCCGAATTTGCGTCACCTCTACCAGCACCTGCTGCAAAACCATCTGATCGAGGAGATTCGCCGTTTCAATCGCGATTATCTCGCCATGTATGCAGGCGATGTGCTGGCCAAAATCCAGGCGGGCGACGCCACGTGGGAACGGCTGGTCCCGCCCCAGGTCGCCGACGTCATCAAGGCCAAGAAACTGTTCGGTTGCCAGGGCTGAATCGCGGCGCGTGACCGTGTCAGACGACCACCCGGCGCCGGTCCAAAACACGCAGCGAATAGCGGTCCTGCTTGTGCGTCAGCCGGATGGCGGCGGCGAAGGCGCGGGACAGATGCGTGGAGGTCAGCACCTCCGCCTTCGGTCCGGCCGCCAGCACCTGCCCCTGACGCAGCAACAGCGCATGGGTGAACGCTGGCATGATTTCCTCCACGTGATGCGTCACCAGCACCATGGCCGGCGCCTGG
Above is a window of Verrucomicrobiia bacterium DNA encoding:
- a CDS encoding pyruvate carboxylase, producing the protein MSSQPDSTTPPAPKKLLAANRSEIAIRIFRSATELGMRTVAIYAQEDRFGIHRFKADEAYVVGEGKGPVAAYLDIPGIVALAREKGAELIHPGYGFLSENADFAQACADAGITFVGPRPELLKLMGDKTAARAVAHKVGVPTLPGTEDPVEEREEALKIAKQIGFPLIIKAAFGGGGRGMRVVHKASELTDLLDEARTEAGRAFGNPAVFLEKYVPHAKHIEVQILGDQHGNVVHLHERDCSVQRRHQKVIEIAPSVGLDDRVREALCAAAVKIAKEIRYDNAGTVEFLLDTDTNEWFFIEMNPRIQVEHTVTEVITNIDIVRSQILIAQGRSMFGPEVGMPPQNEISRNGCAIQCRVTTEDPENKFAPDYGRIMTYRSAGGFGLRLDGGMGYAGAVITPFYDSMLVKCTTFGRTFDIACQRMDRALREFRIRGVKTNVPFLENVINHPTFRAGRATTTLIDTTPELFKFKARRDRATKLLAYLGEVIVNGNPQVKGHVPKSLPTPVVPAYDEKQPPAPGTRQLLLKLGPQKFAEWARQQKRLLVTDTTFRDAHQSLLATRVRTYDMEHIGAALARRTPELFSVEIWGGAKFDTSMRFLHEDPWARLRKLRERIPNVCFQMLFRGSNAVGYSNYPDNVVAGFIKHAAATGIDIFRIFDSLNYLPNLKVAMETVQDTHAICEGAICYTGDILDPARTKYSLKYYLKLAKELEKMGAHILAIKDMAGLCKPFAARALVKALREEISIPIHFHTHDTSGVAAASVLQASEAGVDIADLAIASMSGSTSQPCLNSVVAALQGTRRDTQLDLASLNEFANYWELVREFYAPFDTSPRAGSANVYGHEMPGGQYTNLKEQAASMGLLSRWPEIERMYADVNQLFGDIVKVTPSSKVVGDMTMFLITRGLKPEDVLKLEPGSTPFPESVIDMLQGGLGQPVGGWPKKLQKIVLGDRKPFTNRPGANLKPLDLAKVRADLTHKLRREATDDDVYSYLMYPDVFLNYVKTEAAYGDLSVLPTPAFFYGMKPGDEITVNLEEGKTLFISLTNIQPANAEGKRVVSFELNGMARQAAVVDKSVQPKVKSRAKADPADPMQVGAPIPGVITALPVSVGTVVTKGEKVLSLEAMKMQTTIYAPAPGVVHEIAVKVGDAVEAKDLLIKLKAN
- a CDS encoding TonB-dependent receptor produces the protein MTNQAETVQEKALQINLDTSRYGTFAEIGAGQEVARRFFRVGGASGTVAKTISAYDMAVSDAVYGPTDRYVSRHRLRSMLDHEFQLLIERLDQKRGDRTAFFVFANTVATSNYKTHNEGHGWMGIRFQAAPRAEPSEILVHVRMLDHEPDRQQEALGILGVNLIHGTCYSYHNPEQLIHSLLDELSWRRVEVDMISFSGPAFAGVDNRLMALQLVKQGHTEAAMFTADGEAVQWGEVLYKKPVLVQRGSFRPLTNPMLDMLERAREQFVQEESLGGEAPIVLLEMTLRQLQVGDQIDHQDFLDRVDMLRPLGHPVLISNFFRYHRLVTYLSRYTDKPIGLPLGVARLRDVLDEKFYTDLPGGLLESFGQLFRKGVKMYAYPSLDETDRLTTAEQMEVAPNLRHLYQHLLQNHLIEEIRRFNRDYLAMYAGDVLAKIQAGDATWERLVPPQVADVIKAKKLFGCQG
- a CDS encoding rhodanese-like domain-containing protein encodes the protein MKTILAVLGSFLLATTIFAAEFPDISIPDVKAAIAARNVTLLDANGTRSYKAGHVPGALNFEAVKADLAKSLPADKNSLIVAYCGNPKCMAYKEAAQAVKELGYTNVKHMPAGIAGWKQAGEPTEAAK